One Pullulanibacillus sp. KACC 23026 DNA segment encodes these proteins:
- a CDS encoding glycosyltransferase, with protein sequence MKKPTVLILYANYGAGHKRAADAIEEKLKLATVHHRDAMIIHKTDFLGQAFPLIDQFMRKLYIQSFHWAKPFYKKLYYQTKDLPIDSSVTSLFTYLGSLKLEAYIRQMKADVVISTFPALTGMLSQIKKRGQTSFKLCCVLTDYTTHNHWLYQHVDHYFVPTNQIKKEFIARGIPAETIQSTGIPVLAQFEEKRDLEQLKANLGVSSDRPIVLISAGAYGVTNFASVCVTFHERYPEFQFVVICGKNASLFKRLSKVQGLKVIGFTDQMAEWLQVADLYLTKAGGLSISEAIAAETPMLLYGSLPGQEMENVQFLTRANVARAAETEEELIRCFEAMIQNDFRLLKRLKAQIKALRKSICHHERWLTTVQTECKTEQFASIPSPYRSRAKNLSNRLFKKGKRSFQI encoded by the coding sequence ATGAAGAAGCCTACCGTCTTAATTTTGTATGCCAATTATGGGGCAGGGCACAAGAGGGCAGCTGACGCAATCGAAGAAAAGCTGAAATTGGCCACTGTTCACCATAGGGATGCGATGATTATTCACAAAACCGATTTTCTTGGCCAAGCCTTTCCTCTAATTGACCAATTTATGAGGAAATTATATATACAGTCCTTTCATTGGGCTAAACCATTTTATAAGAAGTTGTATTACCAAACAAAAGACTTACCTATCGATTCTTCGGTCACGTCCCTTTTTACCTATTTAGGCAGTCTGAAACTGGAGGCTTATATTCGCCAAATGAAGGCCGATGTTGTTATCAGTACTTTTCCAGCTTTAACCGGTATGCTGTCTCAAATCAAAAAGCGTGGTCAGACATCTTTTAAGCTGTGCTGTGTATTAACCGATTATACAACGCATAATCATTGGCTCTATCAGCATGTCGATCATTATTTCGTTCCGACCAATCAAATTAAAAAGGAATTTATTGCGCGGGGCATTCCGGCTGAAACCATTCAGTCAACTGGCATTCCGGTATTAGCACAATTTGAAGAGAAGAGAGACCTAGAGCAATTAAAAGCCAATCTTGGGGTGAGTTCAGATCGACCGATTGTCTTGATATCGGCAGGTGCCTATGGGGTCACTAATTTTGCTTCTGTTTGTGTGACTTTCCATGAGCGCTATCCGGAATTTCAATTTGTCGTGATTTGCGGTAAAAATGCCAGTTTATTCAAACGTTTGAGCAAGGTTCAGGGACTTAAGGTCATTGGATTTACGGATCAAATGGCCGAGTGGCTGCAAGTAGCCGACCTTTACTTAACGAAAGCAGGAGGGTTATCGATCTCTGAGGCGATAGCAGCGGAGACGCCTATGCTTTTATATGGGTCCTTACCAGGGCAAGAGATGGAAAATGTCCAGTTTTTAACTCGAGCGAATGTAGCTCGTGCTGCTGAAACAGAAGAAGAGCTGATAAGATGCTTCGAAGCGATGATTCAAAATGACTTCCGATTATTAAAACGTTTGAAAGCACAGATTAAAGCCTTAAGAAAGTCCATTTGTCATCATGAACGATGGTTAACGACGGTACAGACCGAATGTAAGACCGAGCAGTTTGCGTCTATTCCAAGCCCCTACAGAAGTCGTGCAAAGAATCTTTCCAATCGATTGTTTAAAAAGGGCAAAAGAAGCTTTCAAATCTAG
- a CDS encoding NAD-dependent epimerase/dehydratase family protein gives MSIETKESKKIIVLGGDGFCGWPTSLHLSNLGHDVVIIDNLSRRNIDNELEAQSLTPIQPMGTRLKAWEEVSGRKINFYNFNIATEYDTLLAVLLDEQPDVIIHFAEQRSAPYSMKSPKHKRYTVNNNVNATHNVLCAIVESGLDIHLVHLGTMGVYGYGTAGMKIPEGYLDVKVPTETGELIHQQILYPTNPGSVYHMTKTQDQLLFHYYNKNDGIRITDLHQGIVWGTNTKETMLDDRLINRFDYDGDYGTVLNRFLMQAAVGYPITVHGTGGQTRAFIHIQDTVRCIQLAIENPPKHDERVMIFNQMTETHRVNDLAHLVSDLAGGEVVYVSNPRKEAAENELYVSNDLFLSKGLNPTTLDNGLLQEVTDIAKKYAHRVDYSKIPARSTWTKEQKPGVPEKKTEKMV, from the coding sequence ATGTCCATTGAGACAAAAGAATCAAAGAAAATTATTGTTTTGGGTGGAGACGGTTTTTGTGGTTGGCCAACAAGCCTGCATCTGTCAAATTTAGGCCATGATGTTGTCATTATTGATAATTTATCTCGTCGCAATATAGATAATGAATTAGAAGCGCAATCATTAACGCCAATTCAACCAATGGGAACTCGTCTCAAAGCATGGGAAGAGGTTTCAGGTCGAAAAATCAATTTTTATAATTTTAATATTGCAACGGAATATGACACATTGTTAGCTGTTTTGTTGGACGAGCAGCCGGATGTGATTATCCATTTTGCAGAACAGCGATCCGCTCCGTATTCCATGAAATCACCGAAGCATAAAAGATATACAGTCAATAATAACGTCAATGCGACTCATAATGTATTGTGTGCAATCGTTGAATCTGGACTTGACATTCATCTTGTTCACCTTGGCACAATGGGTGTTTATGGCTACGGTACAGCTGGGATGAAGATTCCTGAAGGGTACTTGGATGTGAAGGTTCCAACAGAAACAGGTGAACTGATTCACCAACAAATTCTCTATCCAACGAATCCAGGATCTGTTTATCACATGACGAAAACGCAAGACCAGCTCTTGTTCCATTACTACAACAAAAATGATGGCATCCGGATAACCGATCTTCACCAGGGGATTGTTTGGGGAACAAACACGAAAGAAACGATGCTTGATGATCGCCTCATCAACCGCTTTGATTATGATGGCGATTATGGAACCGTCCTTAATCGATTTTTGATGCAGGCAGCGGTTGGTTATCCGATTACGGTTCATGGAACAGGTGGACAAACACGTGCTTTCATCCACATTCAAGATACTGTCCGTTGTATCCAATTAGCAATCGAGAATCCTCCAAAACACGACGAAAGAGTTATGATCTTTAATCAAATGACAGAGACTCATCGCGTTAATGATCTTGCCCATCTTGTCAGTGATTTGGCTGGCGGAGAAGTTGTCTATGTGTCGAACCCGCGTAAAGAAGCAGCTGAGAACGAGCTTTACGTATCCAATGATCTGTTCTTATCAAAAGGCTTGAATCCAACAACATTGGATAATGGACTGCTTCAAGAAGTGACCGATATCGCAAAGAAATATGCGCATCGTGTGGATTATTCAAAGATACCTGCTCGAAGCACATGGACAAAAGAGCAAAAACCTGGTGTACCAGAAAAGAAAACGGAGAAAATGGTATAA